A window of the Syntrophothermus lipocalidus DSM 12680 genome harbors these coding sequences:
- a CDS encoding metallophosphoesterase, with the protein MRTTRLLIIAVIILLYGIMNYYIGKRLWALASPLLSPGSPVLFWSFFWLVAFSYLAARVAGPYLPPRLASALVIVGSYWLAAMFYLFLLLGLGDTIRLIGSYAGFVSPSPSEAHLTTSVALFMTLGIVGYGVWNAQNPRVTYHEVRIPKASPELDKLRIVMVSDVHLGTIIGPKRLSHLVTTVNHLDPDLVLLPGDIVDDHPGPWPEHNVVELLSQLKTRYGTYAVLGNHEYIGGRVEETINLLEKAGITVLCDDVVLVKNSFYLAGRNEKLARIMAGKTRLPLARILAGIDRSRPIILMDHQPIDLDEALNEGVDLQVSGHTHLGQLFPNRFVTRRVYEVDWGYLRKDNLQVIVSCGFGTWGPPIRVGNHPEIVVINVRFGCN; encoded by the coding sequence ATGAGGACAACTCGTCTGTTGATAATAGCGGTTATTATCCTGCTTTACGGGATTATGAACTATTACATCGGCAAGCGGCTCTGGGCGCTTGCGTCCCCTTTACTTTCACCCGGTTCCCCGGTACTTTTCTGGTCATTTTTCTGGCTGGTTGCCTTCTCCTATCTTGCGGCCCGGGTAGCTGGCCCGTACCTGCCCCCGCGCCTTGCGTCTGCTCTGGTCATCGTCGGTTCGTACTGGTTGGCTGCCATGTTTTACCTCTTTCTCCTCCTGGGACTGGGGGATACAATTCGCCTGATAGGATCCTACGCCGGATTTGTTAGCCCGTCACCCTCCGAAGCTCACCTTACTACCTCGGTTGCCCTCTTTATGACCTTAGGAATTGTAGGATATGGGGTCTGGAATGCTCAGAACCCACGCGTCACCTATCATGAGGTAAGAATCCCTAAAGCTAGTCCTGAGCTCGATAAACTGCGTATAGTGATGGTATCAGATGTGCACCTGGGAACCATAATCGGTCCCAAAAGGCTCTCCCATCTGGTAACTACGGTCAACCACTTAGATCCCGACCTTGTCCTTCTCCCGGGAGACATTGTCGATGACCATCCTGGACCTTGGCCCGAGCACAACGTAGTAGAATTACTGAGCCAGCTTAAGACCAGGTACGGAACCTACGCGGTTCTGGGCAATCACGAATACATCGGAGGTAGGGTTGAAGAAACCATCAATCTCCTCGAAAAGGCTGGAATAACTGTCCTCTGCGATGATGTCGTCCTGGTCAAAAACAGCTTTTATCTGGCCGGGCGTAATGAAAAACTTGCCCGGATAATGGCTGGCAAAACCCGCCTTCCTTTGGCCCGGATCCTTGCCGGAATTGACCGTTCTCGCCCGATAATCCTGATGGACCACCAGCCCATTGACCTGGACGAGGCCTTAAATGAAGGGGTTGACTTGCAAGTTTCCGGCCACACCCATCTGGGTCAGCTGTTTCCCAACCGGTTTGTAACCCGCAGGGTGTATGAAGTCGACTGGGGCTACCTGCGTAAGGACAATCTTCAGGTTATAGTGTCCTGTGGCTTCGGGACTTGGGGGCCTCCTATACGCGTGGGCAACCACCCTGAGATTGTCGTGATCAATGTGAGGTTTGGTTGTAACTAG
- a CDS encoding 5-formyltetrahydrofolate cyclo-ligase: MAENRRQSIRGEKRRLREGLSTTEVERNSRAVVEHLSHMTPLLKASVIMGYIAIDNEIDVWPFLEQCLSQGKVVVLPRIETVTNRLVAVRFIGEEGLRKGRFGLMEPEGDAFPPELIDAVIVPGLAFDMRGYRLGYGKGYYDRFLPELRPGTLTIGVAHSLQVADEIPYYPHDHRLAYLVTERGVIPCENGHR; encoded by the coding sequence ATGGCTGAAAACAGGCGACAGAGCATACGCGGCGAAAAACGGCGGCTGCGCGAGGGTTTATCTACGACGGAAGTTGAAAGAAACAGCCGGGCCGTGGTTGAGCACCTATCACACATGACACCCCTGCTCAAGGCTTCTGTCATCATGGGATATATCGCCATCGACAACGAGATAGATGTCTGGCCTTTTTTGGAGCAATGCTTGAGTCAGGGTAAGGTGGTCGTTTTGCCGCGAATAGAAACGGTCACGAACCGTTTGGTGGCGGTGAGATTCATCGGCGAAGAGGGCTTGAGAAAAGGAAGGTTTGGTCTTATGGAGCCTGAAGGGGATGCTTTTCCGCCAGAATTGATTGATGCCGTCATAGTACCTGGGCTCGCTTTTGATATGCGCGGGTACCGCTTGGGTTATGGCAAGGGTTATTATGACCGTTTCCTTCCCGAGTTAAGACCAGGGACTCTGACCATAGGGGTGGCCCACAGCCTGCAGGTAGCCGACGAGATTCCTTACTATCCCCATGACCACCGCTTGGCTTATCTGGTCACCGAACGGGGGGTAATTCCGTGCGAAAATGGACATCGGTAG
- the tsaB gene encoding tRNA (adenosine(37)-N6)-threonylcarbamoyltransferase complex dimerization subunit type 1 TsaB — MLALETATRVAGVALISEGKVQKEIFLHYRQTHSQTLMVMVDEVLKECEVGLNQIDAVAVSIGPGSFTGLRIGLATAKGLAMGSGKPIVGIPTLDALAYNACLFRGTVCPVLDARKDEVYTAFYKSDGSCMELVDRYRVCSPRALVDDVRTRATDGVVFLGDGAVRYREFLQQTLGDVAVWVPGNLAFPRASSVGLLAWHKLRGGGIDDARSIVPVYIRLSEAETRLGLGAM, encoded by the coding sequence GTGTTGGCTTTGGAAACTGCGACCCGGGTAGCGGGGGTTGCCCTGATCAGTGAGGGGAAGGTGCAAAAGGAGATATTCCTGCATTACCGGCAGACCCATTCCCAGACCCTAATGGTCATGGTAGACGAGGTCTTAAAGGAGTGCGAAGTTGGCCTGAACCAGATCGATGCGGTAGCTGTCAGCATCGGCCCGGGCTCATTCACCGGGCTCCGTATCGGCTTAGCTACAGCTAAGGGGTTGGCTATGGGCAGCGGGAAACCGATCGTAGGGATACCGACCCTCGATGCGTTGGCCTATAATGCTTGTCTTTTCCGGGGTACGGTTTGCCCGGTGCTGGATGCGCGCAAAGATGAGGTGTATACTGCTTTTTATAAAAGCGATGGGTCATGCATGGAACTGGTGGACAGGTATCGGGTATGTTCACCCCGGGCCTTGGTCGATGATGTGAGAACCAGGGCAACAGATGGAGTGGTTTTTCTCGGTGATGGAGCTGTCAGGTACCGGGAATTTCTCCAGCAGACTCTCGGGGATGTAGCTGTATGGGTACCTGGCAACCTGGCTTTTCCCAGGGCTTCAAGCGTGGGGTTGTTAGCTTGGCACAAGTTGCGCGGGGGTGGGATCGACGATGCCAGGTCGATCGTGCCGGTCTACATAAGACTGTCGGAGGCAGAGACCCGGCTGGGGTTGGGAGCTATGTGA
- a CDS encoding uracil-DNA glycosylase: MSGEELTLFPEIEPVRPEWGQDHYFAFLPGVKREESFLEISSLEELAARAGACSRCRLRSGCRQVVFGEGDQKADLMLVGEGPGQVEDEQGRPFVGPAGQLLDRILEACAIRRDEVYITNIVKCRPPGNRLPNPDEVAACRGWLEAQIRLMSPRIIVCLGLLATRTVIEAKATMAGIHGQWFKRGDVWMMAVYHPAALLRDPRLKRPAWEDFKLIRDKYQQLKRGELG, from the coding sequence ATGAGCGGAGAGGAGCTGACACTTTTTCCCGAGATAGAACCGGTACGACCGGAATGGGGACAAGACCACTATTTTGCGTTTCTGCCCGGGGTCAAAAGGGAAGAATCATTCTTAGAGATCAGCAGCCTGGAAGAACTGGCTGCCAGGGCGGGAGCCTGCAGTCGCTGCCGACTGCGTTCCGGCTGCCGGCAGGTGGTCTTCGGAGAGGGGGATCAGAAAGCGGATCTGATGCTGGTAGGAGAGGGGCCGGGGCAGGTTGAAGACGAGCAGGGGCGGCCGTTTGTGGGGCCTGCCGGGCAGTTGCTGGACCGCATCCTGGAAGCGTGTGCTATCCGCCGGGATGAGGTTTATATCACCAATATCGTCAAGTGCCGGCCTCCAGGCAACCGCTTACCAAATCCGGATGAAGTGGCTGCCTGCAGGGGATGGTTAGAGGCCCAGATAAGGCTGATGAGCCCGCGCATAATCGTCTGTTTGGGGCTTTTGGCGACCAGGACGGTAATAGAGGCCAAGGCTACCATGGCCGGGATCCACGGGCAGTGGTTCAAGCGCGGTGACGTGTGGATGATGGCCGTTTACCACCCCGCTGCCTTACTCCGTGATCCCAGGCTGAAAAGGCCGGCTTGGGAGGACTTTAAACTGATAAGAGATAAATACCAGCAGCTAAAACGAGGTGAGCTGGGCTGA
- a CDS encoding lamin tail domain-containing protein — MSRKIVIKAISNSPGGKDPNFRLTDEWVCIKNEGTTTENMANWILLNRKPDNKHYYHFHFPARVGNRPMELKPGQSVYVITGHGEDAFVPGDESGPGQFFFYRNFDHFIWNEPGDKALLYSYNHPTVDKESFELVSSKVITE; from the coding sequence ATGAGTAGAAAGATAGTCATTAAAGCCATCTCTAATTCACCCGGTGGTAAAGACCCTAACTTCAGGCTAACCGACGAGTGGGTATGCATTAAAAACGAAGGAACCACTACGGAGAACATGGCTAACTGGATCCTCCTGAACCGTAAACCTGACAACAAGCACTATTACCATTTCCACTTCCCAGCCCGTGTAGGCAACCGTCCTATGGAGCTGAAACCGGGTCAATCCGTTTACGTTATAACCGGACATGGTGAAGACGCTTTCGTACCAGGGGATGAGAGTGGACCGGGTCAATTTTTCTTCTATCGCAACTTCGACCATTTTATCTGGAATGAGCCAGGCGACAAAGCCTTGCTATACAGTTACAACCATCCGACAGTTGACAAAGAGAGTTTCGAGCTGGTGAGCAGTAAGGTTATCACCGAGTAG
- the lgt gene encoding prolipoprotein diacylglyceryl transferase has translation MHPILFRIGKVSVYSYGFMMALGIAVAVVGMRRMFKQNGYPEEKLYDLALVAVISGLIGSRLFYVVFYAWDAFLENPLMFFNLQGGGLVFYGSFLGGLVGGIVYLWRQKMPFWEVADMAAPYLALAYAIGRVGCFLNGCCYGKPTSLPWGVVFPGIGGVARHPTQIYSSLAALGLFVFLSWLYSRRHFSGQVFLCYVAGYALIRFIIEFWRENLVLWAGLTVGQVMGLAAILLTLPFYMVLKRGIRHG, from the coding sequence ATGCACCCCATCTTGTTCAGAATAGGAAAGGTTTCCGTTTACTCGTACGGCTTCATGATGGCTTTAGGCATTGCCGTGGCTGTTGTCGGGATGCGGAGGATGTTCAAACAGAACGGGTATCCGGAAGAGAAGCTTTATGACCTGGCTCTGGTTGCGGTTATAAGCGGGTTAATCGGTTCTCGCCTGTTCTACGTCGTTTTTTACGCTTGGGACGCTTTCTTAGAAAACCCGCTGATGTTTTTTAATTTGCAAGGGGGAGGGCTGGTGTTTTACGGCTCCTTCTTAGGTGGTCTCGTTGGTGGGATTGTCTATCTTTGGAGACAAAAGATGCCCTTCTGGGAGGTGGCCGACATGGCTGCTCCTTATCTGGCTCTGGCTTATGCTATCGGACGCGTAGGGTGCTTTTTAAACGGATGCTGTTACGGCAAGCCGACCAGTTTGCCGTGGGGGGTCGTTTTCCCGGGGATTGGTGGAGTAGCGCGACACCCGACCCAGATCTACAGTTCCCTAGCGGCCTTGGGCCTTTTCGTGTTTCTTTCTTGGCTCTACTCCCGGCGACATTTCTCCGGACAGGTATTTCTTTGCTACGTGGCTGGCTATGCCCTGATAAGGTTTATTATCGAGTTCTGGCGAGAGAACCTGGTATTGTGGGCAGGTTTGACCGTAGGCCAGGTTATGGGCTTGGCGGCAATATTGTTAACGCTGCCCTTTTACATGGTGCTAAAGCGGGGCATTCGGCATGGCTGA
- the rimI gene encoding ribosomal protein S18-alanine N-acetyltransferase gives MEIRKMEPEDLDQVMSIEEVSFPTPWSRESYEGEMQNRLAHYIVGDHEGQVVGYAGIWLIIDEGHITNVAVHPDWRGQGVGEILLNALIALAMIRGVQRMTLEVRPSNLPALRLYRKLNFLPIGLRRQYYSDTGEDAIVMEKLLLPDGFV, from the coding sequence GTGGAGATTCGAAAGATGGAGCCCGAGGATCTTGACCAGGTTATGTCAATCGAGGAGGTCTCTTTTCCTACCCCGTGGTCGAGGGAGTCCTATGAAGGGGAGATGCAGAACCGTTTGGCTCACTATATAGTGGGTGACCACGAAGGACAGGTAGTGGGGTATGCGGGGATATGGCTGATTATCGATGAAGGGCATATCACAAACGTGGCGGTTCACCCTGACTGGCGGGGGCAAGGAGTGGGAGAGATTTTATTGAATGCTCTTATTGCTTTGGCCATGATTCGCGGAGTCCAGAGAATGACTTTGGAAGTTAGGCCCAGCAACCTGCCAGCCCTGAGGTTGTACAGGAAGCTAAATTTTTTGCCTATAGGCTTGCGTAGGCAGTATTATTCCGATACAGGAGAAGATGCCATCGTCATGGAGAAGTTGCTTTTGCCAGATGGGTTCGTGTAG
- the tsaE gene encoding tRNA (adenosine(37)-N6)-threonylcarbamoyltransferase complex ATPase subunit type 1 TsaE, producing the protein MLVRDTESMLQLGKLIAKRLVPGDTVYLMGELGAGKTTLAQGIVRGLGYAGRVTSPTFALINVYQGRIPVYHCDFYRLEEKDFYDIGIEDYLEKEGIVLIEWPERLSRELPGRALLIKIDLVDDDYEGPRLVTITGKGKRYEGRVEELKTIVSVGFGNCDPGSGGCPDQ; encoded by the coding sequence GTGTTGGTACGAGACACCGAATCCATGCTGCAACTAGGAAAGCTAATAGCCAAAAGGTTAGTGCCGGGAGACACCGTCTACTTGATGGGCGAGTTAGGGGCAGGCAAAACTACTCTGGCCCAGGGTATAGTTCGAGGGCTAGGCTATGCGGGACGAGTGACCAGCCCAACTTTTGCGCTAATCAACGTTTACCAGGGAAGAATTCCTGTATATCATTGCGATTTTTATCGTCTAGAAGAAAAGGACTTTTATGATATCGGGATCGAAGACTACCTGGAGAAAGAAGGTATAGTCCTAATAGAGTGGCCGGAGCGGTTGTCGAGAGAATTGCCCGGCAGGGCGTTACTTATAAAGATTGATTTGGTGGACGATGATTACGAAGGACCACGCTTAGTGACTATAACTGGGAAAGGCAAGAGGTATGAGGGTAGAGTGGAGGAGTTGAAGACAATTGTTAGTGTTGGCTTTGGAAACTGCGACCCGGGTAGCGGGGGTTGCCCTGATCAGTGA
- the tsaD gene encoding tRNA (adenosine(37)-N6)-threonylcarbamoyltransferase complex transferase subunit TsaD produces the protein MVEKELVILGIETSCDDTGAALVRGGREILANVVQSQVAVHQRFGGVVPEVASRKHIENIGPVVEECMKKSGLNYQDVDVIAVTNRPGLIGALLVGVSFAKGLAYALDKPLLAINHLEGHIYANFLEHEGIEFPLVCLIVSGGHTSLVYMRTHGDMEVMGQTRDDAAGEAFDKIARFLNLGYPGGPAIEKAAQQGSEGVYHLPRAYLGKDEFEFSFSGLKTATMNLWTKLKKSGQELNVNHLAAEFQAAVVEVLVEKTVAAARSRGVRTVLLAGGVAANRLLRERLSNRCQETSLNLFYPPIALCTDNAAMIASCAAYRLELDKPAALTLNAYPGL, from the coding sequence GTGGTGGAGAAAGAACTGGTAATTTTAGGGATTGAAACGTCGTGCGACGATACCGGGGCCGCGTTGGTCAGAGGTGGGCGGGAGATCCTGGCTAACGTTGTGCAATCGCAGGTGGCAGTGCACCAGAGATTTGGCGGGGTTGTACCAGAAGTGGCTTCGCGTAAACACATAGAGAATATAGGTCCGGTAGTGGAAGAATGCATGAAAAAATCCGGCCTTAACTATCAGGACGTAGACGTCATCGCGGTTACCAACCGTCCTGGGCTGATCGGGGCGTTGCTAGTAGGTGTGTCTTTCGCGAAAGGCCTTGCCTACGCGTTGGATAAGCCTTTGCTGGCTATAAACCATTTGGAAGGGCATATTTATGCGAATTTCTTGGAACATGAAGGGATAGAGTTCCCCTTGGTGTGTTTGATAGTCTCGGGTGGACACACCAGCCTGGTTTATATGCGAACCCACGGGGATATGGAGGTGATGGGACAGACCAGGGACGATGCTGCGGGCGAAGCTTTTGACAAGATTGCCCGCTTTTTGAATTTGGGCTATCCTGGGGGGCCGGCGATAGAGAAAGCGGCCCAGCAGGGAAGCGAAGGGGTTTACCATCTCCCAAGGGCATACCTGGGAAAAGACGAGTTCGAATTCAGTTTCAGCGGGCTTAAAACCGCCACCATGAACCTTTGGACCAAATTGAAGAAATCGGGGCAAGAGCTTAACGTCAATCACCTGGCGGCCGAGTTTCAAGCGGCCGTGGTCGAGGTCTTGGTAGAGAAGACGGTAGCCGCAGCCAGGTCTCGAGGGGTTAGGACCGTGCTTTTGGCCGGGGGGGTAGCGGCCAACAGATTGCTGCGGGAAAGGCTGTCGAACCGGTGTCAGGAAACGAGTCTGAACTTGTTTTATCCTCCGATTGCCCTGTGTACTGACAACGCGGCCATGATCGCATCCTGTGCTGCATATCGGCTGGAACTGGATAAACCTGCGGCGTTGACTTTGAATGCATACCCAGGACTTTGA